Proteins encoded together in one Planctomyces sp. SH-PL14 window:
- a CDS encoding radical SAM protein gives MPAPRYTTEQILAARGDRNDVAADRPYAFLVERERAASGDIVDVATLFLTNRECPFHCLMCDLWKNTTQESVPPGAIPAQIDHALSRLPPTRHIKLYNSGNFFDPKAIPHEDHAAIADQVRRFDHVIVENHPRLVGDEVLRFRDRIAPATFEVAMGLETIHPEVLPALNKGMTLDDFDRAAEFLRSNGIAVRAFILLRPPFLSDDEGLDWALRSIDHAFAVGVSCCSVVPTRAGNGLLEELQHRGEFAPPSLQSMERVQAEGIARGLRLRPEDARVFLDTWDLERFAPCPQCRDARRARLETMNREQVVLPSVSCPGDCLLHS, from the coding sequence GTGCCCGCTCCCCGCTACACCACCGAGCAGATCCTGGCCGCGCGGGGAGACCGGAACGATGTCGCGGCCGACCGCCCCTATGCGTTCTTGGTCGAGCGGGAACGGGCGGCAAGTGGCGACATTGTCGACGTCGCGACGCTGTTCCTGACGAACCGCGAGTGCCCGTTCCACTGCCTGATGTGCGACCTGTGGAAGAACACGACGCAGGAGTCCGTTCCCCCGGGCGCCATCCCGGCCCAGATTGACCATGCTCTCTCGCGTCTCCCGCCCACGCGACACATCAAGCTCTACAACAGCGGCAACTTCTTCGACCCGAAGGCCATCCCCCACGAGGATCACGCGGCGATCGCCGACCAGGTCCGCCGCTTCGATCACGTGATCGTCGAGAACCATCCGCGGCTTGTCGGCGACGAGGTCCTGCGTTTCCGCGACCGGATCGCGCCGGCCACGTTCGAGGTCGCGATGGGACTCGAAACGATCCACCCCGAAGTGCTGCCCGCCTTGAACAAGGGGATGACGCTCGACGACTTCGATCGGGCGGCGGAGTTTCTCCGATCGAACGGGATCGCGGTCCGGGCCTTCATCCTGCTGCGACCGCCATTTCTCTCCGACGATGAAGGGCTCGACTGGGCCCTGCGATCGATCGACCATGCGTTCGCCGTCGGCGTCAGCTGCTGCTCGGTCGTCCCGACTCGTGCCGGCAATGGCCTGCTTGAGGAACTGCAGCACCGCGGCGAGTTCGCCCCTCCGTCGCTCCAGTCGATGGAGCGCGTGCAGGCCGAAGGGATCGCCCGTGGCCTGCGGCTCCGACCGGAGGATGCCCGAGTGTTCCTCGACACCTGGGACCTGGAGCGGTTTGCTCCCTGCCCACAGTGCCGCGACGCGCGGCGGGCCCGGCTGGAGACCATGAACCGGGAGCAGGTTGTCCTTCCTTCCGTGTCGTGTCCTGGCGACTGTCTCCTCCACTCCTGA
- a CDS encoding NAD(P)/FAD-dependent oxidoreductase encodes MTPEPFDIAILGGGFGGTITALVLHRLGFRVIVIDRGVHPRFAIGESSTPIADLVLRDLAIRYDLPRLLPLVKYGTWKAAYPDVTCGLKRGFSYYEQPQGERFAPREDHANELLVAASHDNARSDTHWFRADVDAFLAREVTDAGIPYLDRTEVTIGATGPWLLMARRIGEMRPITAQFLIDGTGDAGVLKGYLGLRDQAERLKTHSRALFAHFAGVKRWGPLIEERGANVTDHPFPTDDAAQHMVLPRGWMWQLRFDTDVTSLGFMLDTRHDPLDTSLSPSEEWEEWLRRFPSIADQLAGAALVDPPGGLRRTGRIQRWIDRAAGPDWALLPHSAGFIDPLNSTGIAHTLCGIEKLALAFERSFGKPALADEMATYAEAVSREIELIDELISGCFDAMPHFPAFVTWSMVYFAVVTSYEHGRSMGEIPPGTPFLGADSEARWSMVRGARQKLMDRLSRIEDKASESSARSEADAWLSEHVCQAIAPYNIAGLCNPQVKNMYRYTAADKG; translated from the coding sequence ATGACACCGGAACCGTTCGATATCGCGATCCTCGGCGGCGGCTTCGGCGGAACGATCACCGCCCTCGTCCTGCACCGGCTGGGCTTCCGCGTGATCGTGATCGACCGCGGCGTTCATCCGCGGTTCGCGATCGGTGAGTCCTCGACCCCGATCGCGGACCTGGTCCTCCGCGATCTGGCGATCCGGTACGACCTCCCGCGGCTGCTGCCCCTCGTCAAGTACGGAACCTGGAAGGCGGCCTACCCGGACGTGACGTGCGGCCTCAAGCGCGGGTTCTCGTACTATGAACAGCCCCAGGGGGAGCGGTTCGCGCCGCGGGAGGATCACGCGAACGAACTGCTCGTCGCGGCCAGCCACGACAATGCCCGGTCCGACACCCACTGGTTCCGGGCCGACGTTGACGCCTTCCTGGCCCGCGAGGTGACCGACGCCGGCATTCCGTACCTCGACCGGACCGAGGTGACGATCGGAGCCACGGGACCATGGCTCCTGATGGCCCGCCGCATCGGCGAAATGAGACCGATCACGGCGCAGTTCCTGATCGACGGAACCGGAGATGCGGGAGTCCTCAAGGGCTATCTCGGGCTCCGCGATCAGGCGGAGCGGCTCAAGACGCACTCACGGGCGCTGTTCGCACACTTTGCCGGTGTGAAACGGTGGGGGCCGCTCATCGAGGAACGGGGCGCGAACGTCACCGACCATCCGTTCCCGACCGACGACGCCGCCCAGCACATGGTCCTGCCGCGGGGATGGATGTGGCAGCTCCGGTTCGATACCGACGTCACGAGCCTGGGGTTCATGCTCGACACGCGGCACGACCCGCTCGACACGTCCCTCTCCCCCTCCGAGGAATGGGAGGAATGGCTCCGCCGCTTCCCGTCGATCGCCGACCAGCTTGCAGGGGCGGCGCTCGTCGATCCTCCCGGCGGACTGCGGCGGACGGGACGGATCCAGCGGTGGATTGATCGGGCCGCGGGGCCCGACTGGGCGCTGCTGCCCCACAGTGCGGGGTTTATTGATCCGCTCAACAGCACCGGGATCGCTCACACGCTCTGCGGGATCGAGAAGCTGGCCCTCGCCTTCGAAAGATCGTTCGGCAAACCGGCGCTCGCCGATGAGATGGCGACGTACGCCGAAGCGGTCTCCCGCGAGATCGAGCTCATCGACGAACTGATCTCCGGCTGCTTCGACGCCATGCCGCACTTCCCCGCATTCGTCACGTGGTCGATGGTCTACTTCGCCGTTGTCACCAGTTACGAGCATGGCCGTTCGATGGGGGAGATCCCTCCCGGCACGCCGTTCCTCGGCGCCGACTCGGAAGCGCGGTGGAGCATGGTCCGAGGCGCTCGCCAAAAACTGATGGACCGGCTCTCTCGCATCGAAGACAAAGCGAGCGAATCATCAGCGCGCTCAGAAGCCGACGCATGGTTGAGTGAACATGTCTGCCAGGCGATCGCCCCTTACAACATCGCCGGGCTCTGCAATCCGCAGGTCAAGAACATGTATCGATATACGGCGGCCGACAAAGGGTGA
- a CDS encoding asparagine synthase-related protein: MHSEYVERLVNLMQPERNAILGMTQAEAEERVRSGNPARVREIDGHFAIVTKDGKSVRMARSLGRPMRYFLAKRSEGPCLIVAERIDEIHRFLQSEGLDGQFHPSYTRMVPAHHLLELQLIGCPDPNPGLTRFFVPERNRLSSDLDDIGRRYIGALATEINRWLDRVEPRAPIGVLFSGGIDSGAVFLAAYHTLLKRGESPARLKCFTLTVEGGADGDQARTFLKELGLELFLETVAVPPTALDFREAIRVIEDYKPLDVQAATMGLALCREVRRRYPEWRYLIDGDGGDENLKDYPIEDNPELTIRSVLNNPLLYHEGWGVGAVKHSLTYSGGQSRGHVRSSAPPAAFGFEGFSPFALPNVIDVAEGIPFIELTDWSHEKLYSLKGEIVRRGVRAVTGHEMPVYEKRRFQRGAVADSLFEGLFPRDELTYRRAFAALYE; the protein is encoded by the coding sequence ATGCACTCCGAATACGTCGAACGACTCGTCAACCTGATGCAGCCGGAGCGCAACGCCATCCTCGGAATGACGCAGGCCGAAGCCGAAGAGCGGGTCCGCTCCGGCAATCCCGCCCGCGTCCGCGAGATCGATGGCCACTTCGCCATCGTCACCAAGGACGGGAAGAGCGTCCGGATGGCCCGCTCCCTCGGCCGTCCCATGCGGTACTTCCTGGCCAAACGATCCGAGGGACCCTGCCTCATCGTCGCCGAACGGATCGACGAGATTCACCGCTTCCTGCAAAGCGAAGGGCTCGACGGCCAGTTCCACCCCTCCTACACCCGCATGGTCCCGGCCCACCACCTCCTGGAACTGCAGCTCATCGGCTGCCCCGACCCGAATCCCGGCCTCACGCGGTTCTTCGTCCCCGAGCGGAACCGCCTCTCGTCCGACCTCGACGACATCGGCCGCCGCTACATCGGAGCCCTGGCGACCGAAATCAACCGCTGGCTCGACCGCGTCGAACCCCGGGCCCCCATCGGCGTCCTGTTCTCCGGAGGGATCGACAGCGGAGCGGTCTTCCTGGCGGCCTATCACACGCTGCTGAAGCGGGGCGAATCGCCCGCGCGGCTCAAGTGCTTCACCCTCACCGTGGAGGGAGGAGCGGACGGCGATCAGGCCCGCACCTTCCTGAAGGAACTGGGACTCGAGCTGTTCCTCGAGACCGTCGCCGTTCCGCCAACGGCGCTCGACTTCCGCGAAGCGATCCGGGTCATCGAGGACTACAAGCCGCTCGACGTCCAGGCGGCCACGATGGGACTCGCCCTCTGCCGCGAAGTCCGTCGCCGCTATCCCGAGTGGCGATATCTCATCGACGGCGACGGAGGAGATGAGAACCTCAAAGACTACCCGATCGAAGACAACCCGGAGCTGACGATCCGCAGCGTCCTGAACAATCCGCTCCTCTATCACGAGGGCTGGGGAGTCGGAGCAGTGAAGCACTCGCTGACCTACTCCGGCGGCCAGAGCCGCGGCCACGTCCGCTCCTCCGCTCCTCCGGCGGCGTTCGGGTTTGAAGGGTTCAGCCCGTTCGCGCTCCCGAACGTGATCGACGTCGCCGAGGGGATTCCGTTCATCGAGCTGACCGACTGGAGCCACGAGAAGCTCTACTCGCTCAAGGGAGAGATCGTCCGCCGCGGCGTCCGGGCTGTGACCGGACATGAAATGCCGGTCTACGAGAAGCGCCGCTTTCAGCGGGGGGCGGTCGCGGACTCGCTGTTCGAGGGCCTCTTTCCCCGCGACGAACTCACGTACCGCCGGGCCTTCGCGGCGCTGTACGAGTGA
- a CDS encoding diguanylate cyclase, whose protein sequence is MSVSNILIIDDSPEIHALVRVRLKNEPVAIHSAFNGASGVELAQALGVDLILLDVEMPEQDGFEVCSILKNHAATRDVPIIFLTGSGSTQDKIRGLELGATDYVTKPFDPAELRARVRASLRTRHLMDLLAKRAMIDGLTGLHNRFYLDAQLTLALTAARRSGEPLSCVMADVDYFKRINDECGHQFGDDVLRKIGSILTDVSRDGDIVCRYGGEEFTILMPNTSLRVAIAATERLRRAIETTEFWFHDRRVPVTCSFGVARLGETIPPTVIELADQALYRAKRGGRNQVQMCLLNDPDAEVEVAPEATADLSPL, encoded by the coding sequence ATGTCGGTTAGCAACATTCTCATCATCGATGACTCGCCGGAGATTCACGCCCTGGTGCGGGTCCGTCTCAAGAACGAGCCGGTAGCGATCCATTCCGCGTTCAACGGAGCGAGCGGAGTCGAGCTGGCGCAGGCCCTCGGCGTCGACCTGATTCTCCTCGACGTCGAGATGCCCGAGCAGGACGGCTTCGAAGTCTGTTCAATCCTCAAGAACCACGCGGCGACGCGAGACGTTCCGATCATCTTCCTGACGGGCTCGGGCTCGACCCAGGACAAGATCCGCGGGCTCGAGTTGGGAGCGACCGACTACGTCACCAAGCCGTTCGACCCGGCGGAACTGCGGGCCCGGGTGCGGGCCTCGCTCCGGACCCGGCACCTGATGGACCTTCTGGCCAAGCGGGCGATGATCGACGGCCTGACCGGCCTCCACAACCGCTTCTACCTGGACGCCCAGCTGACGCTGGCGCTCACGGCGGCCCGACGGTCCGGCGAGCCGCTCTCCTGCGTCATGGCGGACGTCGACTACTTCAAGCGGATCAACGACGAGTGCGGCCACCAGTTCGGGGATGATGTCCTCCGGAAGATCGGTTCGATCCTGACCGACGTAAGCCGTGACGGGGACATCGTCTGCCGCTACGGCGGCGAGGAGTTCACGATCCTGATGCCGAACACGTCGCTGCGGGTCGCCATCGCCGCCACGGAACGGCTGCGGCGGGCGATCGAGACGACCGAATTCTGGTTCCACGACCGCCGCGTGCCGGTGACGTGCAGCTTCGGGGTTGCCCGGCTGGGCGAAACGATCCCCCCCACGGTGATCGAGCTGGCGGACCAGGCCCTGTACCGCGCGAAGCGGGGGGGCCGCAACCAGGTCCAGATGTGTCTCCTGAACGATCCCGACGCGGAAGTCGAGGTGGCTCCGGAGGCAACGGCGGACCTGTCGCCGCTCTGA
- a CDS encoding response regulator, with protein MKSDFPPEILRPRARSAYLVYRERIHRRTDRMFAVLLLLEWAGAVIWALLASPRTWSGTESAIHPHVVMAVVGGGLLCSLPVPLAWFRPGQAVTRYCIAVAQILFSSLLIHISGGRLETHFHIFGSLAFLAAYRDWGLLIPPTIITALDHFVRGWFWPESIYGISSASHWRWMEHAAWVLFEDIFLVISILQSRQELQLLSEQSAERELHQERLEQIVASRTEELRGAKEEAEAASRAKSTFLANMSHEIRTPITAITGYSELLLDPAHADDDRAESLQIIRRSSRHLVDIINDILDISKIEAGKMSVERIPVAVPNIASDVVSLMRPTAITKGLSLRLSFGGPVPRKIQCDPVRLRQILVNLVGNAVKFTEQGQIHLKLSTHVEENQGWLRFEVLDTGIGMTPAQLGRIFQPFTQADESTTRQFGGSGLGLAISKRLSELLGGRLTVDSVAGLGSRFQVEIPIGPAAELDLVDAESETGLLVSEPAAVTNTIRLKARILLAEDGPENQKLISLHLRKAGAEVVIAENGRVAVSLASSQPFDLILMDMQMPEMDGYAATRELRNRDVALPIIALTAHAMAEDRKRCLDAGCTDYLTKPIDRQTLLATLARHLPAEATEEAAPVLLMSSYADDPDMLEVIEEFVESLPAKVTLLRRLLDREETAELQRVLHQVKGAGGGYGFAMITARADAAGTVLKEGKEMTQVRQSVEELIGVMESVDGYVLSGEREVAHVG; from the coding sequence ATGAAGAGCGACTTTCCTCCTGAGATCCTCCGGCCGCGGGCCCGTTCCGCTTACCTCGTGTATCGTGAGCGGATCCACCGCCGGACCGACCGGATGTTCGCCGTCCTGCTCCTCCTGGAGTGGGCGGGGGCGGTCATCTGGGCGCTGCTCGCCTCGCCGCGGACGTGGTCCGGGACGGAGAGCGCGATCCATCCGCACGTCGTCATGGCAGTCGTGGGTGGCGGCCTCCTCTGCAGTCTGCCGGTCCCCCTGGCGTGGTTCCGTCCCGGCCAGGCGGTGACGCGGTACTGCATCGCGGTCGCCCAGATCCTCTTTTCGTCGCTGCTGATTCATATCAGCGGCGGGCGGCTCGAGACGCACTTTCACATCTTCGGATCGCTGGCGTTCCTGGCGGCGTACCGGGACTGGGGGCTCCTGATTCCCCCCACGATCATCACCGCCCTCGACCACTTCGTGCGGGGCTGGTTCTGGCCGGAAAGCATCTATGGAATCTCGTCCGCCAGCCACTGGCGGTGGATGGAGCACGCCGCGTGGGTGCTGTTCGAAGACATCTTCCTCGTGATCTCGATCCTGCAGAGCCGCCAGGAACTCCAGCTGCTCTCCGAGCAGTCGGCCGAACGGGAACTGCACCAGGAGCGTCTGGAACAGATCGTCGCGTCCCGCACGGAAGAGCTGCGGGGGGCCAAGGAGGAGGCGGAAGCGGCCAGCCGGGCGAAGTCCACGTTCCTGGCCAACATGTCGCATGAGATCCGGACCCCGATTACGGCGATCACCGGCTACTCGGAGCTGCTGCTCGATCCCGCGCACGCCGACGACGACCGGGCGGAGTCGCTGCAGATCATCCGCCGCAGCTCCCGGCACCTCGTCGACATCATCAACGACATCCTCGACATCAGCAAAATCGAGGCGGGAAAGATGTCGGTCGAGCGGATCCCCGTCGCCGTCCCGAACATCGCCAGCGACGTCGTGTCGCTGATGCGGCCCACCGCGATCACCAAGGGGCTCTCGCTGCGGCTGAGCTTCGGCGGCCCGGTCCCGCGGAAGATCCAGTGCGATCCGGTCCGGCTCCGGCAGATCCTCGTCAACCTCGTCGGCAACGCCGTCAAGTTCACCGAGCAGGGGCAGATCCATCTCAAGCTCTCGACGCACGTCGAAGAGAACCAGGGCTGGCTCCGGTTCGAGGTCCTGGACACCGGCATCGGCATGACGCCGGCCCAGCTCGGCCGGATCTTCCAGCCGTTCACCCAGGCGGACGAATCGACGACGCGGCAGTTCGGAGGCTCGGGACTGGGGCTGGCCATCTCGAAGCGTCTGTCGGAACTCCTGGGGGGGCGCCTGACAGTCGACTCCGTCGCCGGACTGGGAAGCCGGTTCCAGGTCGAAATCCCCATCGGACCGGCTGCGGAGCTCGACCTGGTCGATGCCGAGAGCGAAACGGGGCTGCTCGTCTCCGAACCGGCCGCCGTCACGAACACGATCCGGCTGAAGGCCCGGATCCTGCTGGCCGAGGACGGCCCGGAAAACCAGAAGCTGATCTCGCTCCATCTCCGCAAGGCGGGAGCGGAGGTCGTGATCGCGGAGAACGGACGGGTGGCGGTGTCGCTCGCCTCGTCCCAGCCGTTCGACCTGATCCTGATGGATATGCAGATGCCCGAGATGGACGGGTACGCCGCGACTCGGGAACTCAGAAACCGCGACGTGGCCCTCCCGATCATCGCGCTCACCGCCCATGCGATGGCCGAGGACCGCAAACGGTGCCTCGACGCCGGATGCACCGACTACCTGACGAAGCCGATCGACCGCCAGACGCTGCTCGCCACGCTCGCCCGGCATCTCCCGGCGGAGGCGACGGAAGAGGCGGCGCCGGTCCTGCTGATGAGCTCGTACGCCGACGACCCGGACATGCTCGAAGTCATCGAGGAGTTCGTCGAGTCGCTGCCGGCGAAGGTCACCCTGCTGCGGCGGCTGCTCGACCGGGAAGAGACCGCCGAGCTGCAGCGGGTCCTGCACCAGGTCAAGGGGGCTGGTGGGGGCTACGGCTTCGCGATGATCACGGCCCGCGCGGACGCGGCCGGAACAGTGCTCAAGGAGGGGAAGGAGATGACCCAGGTCCGGCAATCCGTCGAGGAGCTGATCGGCGTCATGGAATCGGTCGACGGCTATGTCTTGTCCGGAGAACGGGAGGTCGCGCATGTCGGTTAG
- a CDS encoding dihydrodipicolinate synthase family protein, translating to MFPKLTGLIAATHTPFHDDRSLNLDVIPRQAEHLAAAGVSAVFISGTTGESHSLTVEERLALTRRWTEVVRGTPLKLIVHVGHNCQADATVLAGAAGEADAIASLAPSFFKPKNVDELVRYLEPLARAASDIPFYYYDIPSMTSVTLPVTTFLEAAPARIPNLAGVKYTNADLIQLQECFAAAGGKFDILFGIDEILLASLAFGARGAVGSSYNFAAPIYRKVMAAFEAGDWTMARKEQARAVALIRLLVRYDYLPAAKFVMSLLGVPVGPARSPLPDLGQEAKTRLERELHETGLWDALRAS from the coding sequence ATGTTTCCCAAGCTCACCGGCCTGATTGCCGCCACCCACACCCCGTTTCATGACGACCGCTCGCTCAACCTGGACGTGATCCCGCGACAGGCGGAGCACCTCGCCGCGGCGGGAGTCTCGGCAGTCTTTATCTCCGGGACGACCGGCGAGTCTCACTCGCTGACGGTCGAGGAGCGTCTTGCCCTCACGCGGCGATGGACGGAGGTGGTCCGCGGCACGCCTCTGAAACTCATCGTTCACGTCGGGCATAACTGCCAGGCGGACGCGACGGTGCTCGCCGGCGCGGCCGGCGAAGCGGATGCGATCGCGTCCCTGGCGCCGTCGTTCTTCAAGCCGAAGAATGTCGACGAACTGGTCCGCTACCTGGAGCCGCTCGCCCGCGCGGCGTCCGACATCCCCTTCTACTACTACGACATTCCTTCGATGACCTCCGTGACGCTCCCGGTCACGACGTTCCTCGAAGCGGCCCCGGCGCGGATTCCGAATCTGGCGGGAGTGAAGTACACAAACGCCGACCTGATCCAGCTTCAGGAGTGCTTCGCGGCGGCGGGGGGGAAATTCGACATCCTGTTCGGGATCGACGAAATCCTGCTCGCCTCGCTGGCCTTCGGAGCCCGGGGTGCGGTCGGGAGCAGCTACAACTTTGCCGCACCGATCTATCGGAAGGTCATGGCCGCGTTCGAAGCGGGGGATTGGACGATGGCGCGGAAGGAGCAGGCGCGGGCGGTCGCGCTGATCCGCCTGCTGGTCCGCTATGACTACCTGCCGGCGGCGAAGTTCGTGATGTCGCTTCTCGGCGTTCCCGTCGGGCCGGCCCGCTCGCCGCTTCCCGACCTGGGACAGGAGGCGAAGACCCGGCTGGAGCGGGAGCTGCACGAAACGGGACTGTGGGACGCGCTGCGGGCCTCCTGA